A genomic window from Anthocerotibacter panamensis C109 includes:
- a CDS encoding SMP-30/gluconolactonase/LRE family protein: MALFAQTLIAVGLLLLAIVVIVRPGSMPRFVGRVPASLAFRIPFAVLSALAGAGMLVGLAVPFVVFFAACLTAIVLVWAWPVLVVRGGGSWALPVSMLAATVGVALAQPLGLKVLLLPKADTLSYEPVPASVVKTYDEGVGFESVRAGLDGTLYLAANRGLDFNISDYYRHAQGEIIARSPDGRERIVFTTPVGSTAGVMTLKADGTIFMTSNGKTPGIWRIAPNGAASMIARLPSGAWPNGLDFGPDGMLYTPDSSLAAIWRIDPETGRFEQASDDKVLTARPFIALAPGANGLHFVGRDMIVTVSDSTKVLKFTLGENGTFGRPAILANGIPGDDFAVGEDGSLFITTHPYDTVVRVAPDGRRSIIADARQHIVGATDAVFGRGRHDRDTLYVATDGGAFTKGLRARGQLIALRPNPGR, from the coding sequence ATGGCCCTCTTTGCCCAAACCTTGATCGCTGTTGGCTTGTTGCTGCTGGCCATCGTGGTTATCGTTCGGCCGGGATCGATGCCGCGCTTCGTCGGTCGCGTTCCGGCCTCGCTCGCCTTCCGAATTCCGTTCGCCGTTCTTTCGGCGCTTGCAGGCGCTGGCATGCTCGTGGGGCTGGCGGTGCCGTTTGTCGTCTTCTTCGCGGCTTGCCTCACCGCCATCGTGCTCGTTTGGGCCTGGCCCGTCCTAGTGGTTCGTGGTGGCGGCAGCTGGGCCTTGCCGGTATCCATGCTGGCGGCCACAGTCGGCGTCGCGCTGGCGCAGCCACTGGGGCTGAAGGTCCTGCTGCTGCCCAAAGCGGACACGTTGTCCTACGAGCCGGTACCGGCGTCGGTGGTGAAGACCTATGACGAGGGCGTTGGATTCGAGAGCGTGCGCGCGGGGCTTGACGGGACGCTGTATCTAGCTGCCAATCGCGGGCTCGATTTCAACATTAGCGACTATTATCGCCACGCTCAGGGCGAAATTATCGCCCGCAGTCCAGACGGTCGGGAGCGCATCGTGTTCACCACGCCGGTCGGATCGACAGCCGGGGTGATGACACTCAAGGCCGACGGCACGATCTTCATGACCAGCAACGGCAAGACACCCGGAATCTGGCGCATTGCGCCCAATGGTGCCGCCAGCATGATCGCCCGCCTGCCGAGCGGTGCTTGGCCAAATGGTCTCGATTTCGGCCCGGATGGAATGCTCTATACGCCCGACAGCTCGTTGGCCGCGATCTGGCGCATCGATCCTGAAACGGGGCGGTTCGAACAGGCCTCGGACGACAAGGTACTGACGGCGCGGCCCTTCATCGCCCTGGCACCGGGTGCCAATGGCCTGCACTTTGTTGGCCGCGACATGATCGTCACCGTCTCTGATTCGACCAAGGTGCTGAAGTTCACCCTCGGCGAAAATGGCACATTCGGTCGCCCCGCCATCTTGGCCAACGGCATTCCCGGCGATGACTTTGCAGTCGGTGAAGATGGGTCGCTCTTTATCACGACGCATCCGTACGATACGGTTGTTCGCGTCGCCCCGGACGGTCGGCGCAGTATCATTGCCGATGCGCGTCAGCATATCGTCGGGGCGACGGACGCAGTGTTCGGGCGCGGCCGACATGACCGGGACACGCTCTACGTCGCGACGGACGGTGGCGCGTTCACCAAGGGGCTAAGGGCGCGCGGCCAGTTGATCGCGCTGCGGCCCAATCCGGGCCGCTAA
- a CDS encoding MarR family winged helix-turn-helix transcriptional regulator: MTHPTLELKKAYLALRRALDHTVRPFHLTGAQFDVLQLLMHSDGLEHSELQRQLAIASPTLTNIIDVLEREGHVERRADGADARKKTIHMSNQARLLCSSDAFCDAGEALVQQMFRGFSEQDSKSFMQTLKRIERNLEDVAS, encoded by the coding sequence ATGACGCATCCGACGCTTGAATTGAAGAAGGCTTATCTCGCGCTCAGGCGGGCGCTGGATCATACGGTCCGGCCGTTCCATCTGACTGGCGCGCAGTTCGATGTTTTGCAGCTGCTCATGCACAGCGACGGATTGGAACATAGCGAGCTTCAACGCCAGCTGGCTATTGCGTCCCCGACGCTGACCAACATCATCGATGTGCTTGAACGCGAAGGCCATGTCGAGCGCCGCGCGGACGGGGCCGATGCTCGGAAGAAGACGATCCACATGTCGAACCAGGCCCGACTGCTCTGCTCATCAGACGCTTTCTGCGACGCGGGGGAGGCGTTGGTGCAACAGATGTTTCGCGGTTTCAGCGAACAGGACAGCAAGTCCTTCATGCAGACCTTGAAGAGGATCGAACGCAATCTCGAAGATGTTGCGTCCTGA
- the guaA gene encoding glutamine-hydrolyzing GMP synthase, translating into MVTAHPVLLDPTPAPETPSQRQMLVILDFGSQYSELIARRIRELQVYSEVLSYRTTIEELRRLNPRGIILSGGPNSVYDPGAPHCDPGLWTLGVPVLGVCYGMQLMAQQLAGTVESGTAGEYGRASLYIDDTSDLLSGVNQGATMWMSHADSVCVVPKGFVTLAHTSNTACAAMADHQRKLYGVQFHPEVMHSEGGMALLFNFVRNICQCQPTWTAESFIEESIADIRKQVGSKRVLLALSGGVDSSTLAFLLHRAIGDNLTCMFIDQGFMRKEEPERLVKLFSEQFHIPVEYIQATDRFLEQIAGVSDPEVKRKRIGHEFIQVFEEESNRLGPFDYLAQGTLYPDIIESSGENIDPKTGERVAVRIKSHHNVGGLPKNLRFKLVEPLRRLFKDEVRKVGRVLGLPLEIVNRHPFPGPGLAIRILGAVDREKLDIVREADMVVRQEINASGLYNSIWQAFAVLLPVRSVGVMGDQRTYSYPVVLRLVTSEDGMTADWARVPYDLLERIATRIVNEVKGVNRVVYDITSKPPGTIEWE; encoded by the coding sequence ATGGTCACTGCCCACCCTGTGCTTCTAGACCCTACCCCCGCCCCAGAAACACCGTCCCAGCGGCAGATGCTCGTCATTCTGGACTTTGGCTCGCAATACTCGGAACTCATTGCCCGACGCATCCGCGAACTTCAGGTCTACTCCGAAGTCCTCAGCTACCGCACGACCATTGAGGAGCTGCGTAGGCTCAATCCCCGTGGCATTATCCTCTCCGGCGGGCCGAACTCAGTCTACGATCCAGGCGCACCCCACTGCGATCCCGGTCTCTGGACCTTGGGGGTCCCGGTTTTGGGAGTATGTTATGGGATGCAACTGATGGCGCAGCAGTTGGCGGGGACCGTGGAGTCCGGCACCGCAGGAGAATACGGTCGCGCCAGCCTCTATATCGACGATACCAGCGATCTGTTGTCTGGGGTAAACCAGGGAGCCACCATGTGGATGAGTCATGCAGATTCAGTCTGCGTGGTGCCTAAGGGATTTGTGACCCTCGCCCACACCAGCAATACTGCCTGTGCAGCTATGGCTGACCACCAGCGCAAGCTCTACGGAGTCCAGTTTCACCCAGAGGTGATGCACTCCGAGGGCGGTATGGCACTCCTCTTCAACTTCGTCCGCAATATTTGCCAGTGTCAGCCCACCTGGACCGCTGAATCGTTTATTGAAGAATCCATTGCCGATATTCGCAAGCAAGTGGGCTCTAAGCGAGTACTGCTCGCCCTTTCGGGAGGGGTGGACTCCTCGACATTGGCTTTCCTGCTGCACCGGGCAATAGGCGACAACCTGACGTGCATGTTCATTGACCAAGGCTTCATGCGCAAAGAAGAGCCCGAACGTCTGGTCAAGCTGTTCAGTGAGCAGTTTCACATCCCGGTTGAATATATCCAGGCAACCGACCGCTTCCTCGAACAAATCGCTGGGGTGAGTGACCCGGAAGTGAAGCGTAAACGCATTGGTCACGAATTTATTCAAGTTTTTGAAGAAGAATCCAACCGCTTGGGACCTTTTGACTATCTGGCTCAGGGCACGCTCTACCCAGACATCATCGAGTCCTCTGGGGAGAACATTGATCCCAAAACCGGAGAGCGGGTTGCGGTACGCATCAAGTCTCACCACAACGTAGGTGGGTTGCCTAAAAATCTACGCTTCAAGCTCGTTGAGCCCCTGCGCCGTCTTTTTAAGGACGAGGTGCGCAAAGTAGGTCGTGTGCTGGGCTTGCCTTTAGAGATTGTGAATCGCCATCCCTTTCCAGGTCCGGGGCTCGCCATCCGTATCCTGGGTGCAGTAGACCGCGAGAAGCTCGATATTGTGCGCGAGGCGGATATGGTCGTGCGCCAGGAGATCAATGCCAGCGGGCTCTATAACTCGATCTGGCAGGCGTTTGCAGTACTTTTGCCGGTACGGTCAGTGGGGGTGATGGGCGACCAGCGCACCTATTCCTATCCGGTTGTTTTGCGCTTGGTCACTTCTGAGGATGGCATGACCGCTGATTGGGCACGGGTTCCTTACGATCTCCTAGAGCGCATCGCCACGCGTATCGTCAACGAAGTCAAGGGTGTCAACCGCGTCGTCTATGACATTACTTCCAAGCCCCCAGGCACCATTGAGTGGGAATGA
- the rpsO gene encoding 30S ribosomal protein S15 → MPLLQEKKQELIGTYQVHTTDTGSPEVQVALLSARIKQLTEHLKLHPKDFASRRGLLKLISQRKGLLGYIQKSDQPRYQQLIERLGLRR, encoded by the coding sequence ATGCCCTTGCTCCAAGAAAAAAAACAGGAGTTGATTGGCACCTATCAAGTGCACACCACCGATACCGGTTCCCCTGAAGTTCAAGTGGCGCTCTTGAGTGCCCGGATCAAACAACTCACCGAACACCTCAAACTCCACCCCAAAGACTTTGCCTCCCGGCGGGGTCTACTCAAGCTCATCTCCCAGCGCAAGGGCTTGTTGGGATATATCCAAAAGTCTGACCAACCACGCTACCAGCAACTCATCGAACGGTTGGGGTTGCGCCGTTAA